One part of the Eucalyptus grandis isolate ANBG69807.140 chromosome 10, ASM1654582v1, whole genome shotgun sequence genome encodes these proteins:
- the LOC104422376 gene encoding protein CHUP1, chloroplastic isoform X2, with the protein MPREGDDSEIALLRIQLEACLARNTSLEKENQELRHEAARLKSQISSLKAHDNERKSLLWKKIQNSLESESASLQKPTAKIVEHNSPTQNLSPRLAFAAKKEREERIPIPPPKPNGNLASFKDENGKKSPSAPAPPPPPPPSRSLSGIRAVRRVPEVVELYRALTRKDARMENKSNPTVVPTVTFTRNMIGEIENRSSYLSAIKSDVERQGQFINFLIKEVESAAFKDMTDVEAFIKWLDEELSSLVDERAVLKHFPHWPERKADAMREAAFSYRDLRNLESEVSSFQDNPKEPLIPALRRMQALQDRLEQSINNVERMRESTSKKYRDLQIPWQWMLDTGLIGQMKLSSLKLAKEYMKRIAREMRSSEYSQEDNLMLQGVRFAFRVHQVALMTKP; encoded by the exons ATGCCAAGAGAAGGCGATGACTCAGAGATCGCCTTGCTCAGGATACAACTTGAAGCTTGTCTGGCAAGGAATACTTCCCTGGAGAAAGAAAATCAGGAGCTGAGGCATGAAGCAGCACGCCTTAAGTCGCAGATAAGCTCCCTCAAGGCGCACGACAACGAAAGGAAGTCCCTTCTCTGGAAGAAGATACAGAACTCGCTAGAGAGCGAAAGTGCATCTCTGCAGAAACCAACTGCTAAGATAGTGGAACATAATTCGCCCACCCAGAACTTATCTCCGAGACTGGCTTTTGCAgctaaaaaggaaagagaagaaaggatcCCGATTCCGCCACCGAAGCCTAATGGTAATCTTGCTTCCTTTAAAGATGAGAATGGGAAAAAGTCGCCATCGGCACCAGCACCAcccccaccgccaccgccatcaAGATCTCTTTCAGGGATCCGAGCAGTTCGCCGTGTGCCGGAAGTGGTGGAGCTGTATCGTGCGCTGACGAGGAAAGATGCACGGATGGAGAACAAATCCAACCCAACAGTAGTACCCACAGTCACCTTCACTAGGAACATGATCGGAGAGATCGAGAACCGCTCTTCTTATCTCTCGGCT ATTAAATCTGACGTGGAGAGGCAGGGGCAATTCATCAATTTCCTAATCAAGGAAGTGGAATCGGCAGCCTTCAAAGATATGACTGACGTGGAGGCGTTCATCAAGTGGCTGGATGAAGAACTGTCGTCCTTGGTCGACGAGAGGGCGGTCCTGAAGCATTTTCCACATTGGCCCGAAAGAAAAGCAGATGCCATGAGGGAAGCGGCTTTTAGCTATCGGGACTTGAGGAACTTAGAATCCGAAGTTTCTTCATTCCAGGACAATCCCAAGGAGCCCCTCATCCCGGCCCTGAGACGGATGCAAGCATTGCAAGACAG GTTGGAGCAAAGTATTAACAACGTGGAGCGGATGAGAGAGAGCACGAGTAAGAAATACAGAGATCTTCAGATTCCTTGGCAATGGATGCTGGACACGGGACTGATCGGTCAG ATGAAGCTGAGCTCGCTAAAACTGGCGAAGGAATACATGAAGAGGATAGCTAGAGAGATGCGCTCCAGTGAGTACTCACAAGAGGACAATCTTATGCTTCAAGGGGTTCGTTTTGCTTTCCGAGTTCACCAG GTGGCTTTGATGACGAAACCATAG
- the LOC104422376 gene encoding protein CHUP1, chloroplastic isoform X1 translates to MPREGDDSEIALLRIQLEACLARNTSLEKENQELRHEAARLKSQISSLKAHDNERKSLLWKKIQNSLESESASLQKPTAKIVEHNSPTQNLSPRLAFAAKKEREERIPIPPPKPNGNLASFKDENGKKSPSAPAPPPPPPPSRSLSGIRAVRRVPEVVELYRALTRKDARMENKSNPTVVPTVTFTRNMIGEIENRSSYLSAIKSDVERQGQFINFLIKEVESAAFKDMTDVEAFIKWLDEELSSLVDERAVLKHFPHWPERKADAMREAAFSYRDLRNLESEVSSFQDNPKEPLIPALRRMQALQDRLEQSINNVERMRESTSKKYRDLQIPWQWMLDTGLIGQMKLSSLKLAKEYMKRIAREMRSSEYSQEDNLMLQGVRFAFRVHQFSGGFDDETIGAFELLKMAGSGYQKQQNIATDL, encoded by the exons ATGCCAAGAGAAGGCGATGACTCAGAGATCGCCTTGCTCAGGATACAACTTGAAGCTTGTCTGGCAAGGAATACTTCCCTGGAGAAAGAAAATCAGGAGCTGAGGCATGAAGCAGCACGCCTTAAGTCGCAGATAAGCTCCCTCAAGGCGCACGACAACGAAAGGAAGTCCCTTCTCTGGAAGAAGATACAGAACTCGCTAGAGAGCGAAAGTGCATCTCTGCAGAAACCAACTGCTAAGATAGTGGAACATAATTCGCCCACCCAGAACTTATCTCCGAGACTGGCTTTTGCAgctaaaaaggaaagagaagaaaggatcCCGATTCCGCCACCGAAGCCTAATGGTAATCTTGCTTCCTTTAAAGATGAGAATGGGAAAAAGTCGCCATCGGCACCAGCACCAcccccaccgccaccgccatcaAGATCTCTTTCAGGGATCCGAGCAGTTCGCCGTGTGCCGGAAGTGGTGGAGCTGTATCGTGCGCTGACGAGGAAAGATGCACGGATGGAGAACAAATCCAACCCAACAGTAGTACCCACAGTCACCTTCACTAGGAACATGATCGGAGAGATCGAGAACCGCTCTTCTTATCTCTCGGCT ATTAAATCTGACGTGGAGAGGCAGGGGCAATTCATCAATTTCCTAATCAAGGAAGTGGAATCGGCAGCCTTCAAAGATATGACTGACGTGGAGGCGTTCATCAAGTGGCTGGATGAAGAACTGTCGTCCTTGGTCGACGAGAGGGCGGTCCTGAAGCATTTTCCACATTGGCCCGAAAGAAAAGCAGATGCCATGAGGGAAGCGGCTTTTAGCTATCGGGACTTGAGGAACTTAGAATCCGAAGTTTCTTCATTCCAGGACAATCCCAAGGAGCCCCTCATCCCGGCCCTGAGACGGATGCAAGCATTGCAAGACAG GTTGGAGCAAAGTATTAACAACGTGGAGCGGATGAGAGAGAGCACGAGTAAGAAATACAGAGATCTTCAGATTCCTTGGCAATGGATGCTGGACACGGGACTGATCGGTCAG ATGAAGCTGAGCTCGCTAAAACTGGCGAAGGAATACATGAAGAGGATAGCTAGAGAGATGCGCTCCAGTGAGTACTCACAAGAGGACAATCTTATGCTTCAAGGGGTTCGTTTTGCTTTCCGAGTTCACCAG TTCTCAGGTGGCTTTGATGACGAAACCATAGGTGCATTTGAACTACTGAAGATGGCTGGCTCGGGTTATCAGAAACAACAAAATATAGCAACAGACTTGTAA